The Nycticebus coucang isolate mNycCou1 chromosome 2, mNycCou1.pri, whole genome shotgun sequence genome includes a window with the following:
- the KIFC3 gene encoding kinesin-like protein KIFC3 isoform X9 has product MWRKQVESLKEKLISQAQEVSRLRSELGGTDLEKHRDLLMVENERLREEMRRCEAELQELRATPVAPCPGCEHSQESAQLRDKLSQLQLEVAENKGMLSELNLEVQQKTDRLAEVELRLKDCLAEKAQEEERLSRRLRDSHETIASLRAQSPPVKYVIKTVEVESPKTKQALSESQTRNQHLQEQVAMQRQVLKEMEQQLQSSHQLTMQLRAQVSVSSSIMRPGSGPHFTIAMYESELERAHGQMLEEMQSLEEDKNRAIEEAFARAQVEMKAVHENLAGVRANLLTLQPALRTLTHDYNGLKRQVRSFPLLLQEALRSVKAEIGQAIEEVNSNNQELLRKYRRELQLRKKCHNELVRLKGNIRVIARVRPVTKEDGEGPEATNAVTFDPDDDSIIHLLHKGKPVSFELDKVFSPWASQQDVFQEVQALITSCIDGFNVCIFAYGQTGAGKTYTMEGTPENPGINQRALQLLFSEVQEKASDWEYTITVSGAEIYNEVLRDLLGKEPQEKLEIRLCPDGSGQLYVPGLTEFRVQSVDDINKVFEFGHTNRTTEFTNLNEHSSRSHALLIVTVRGVDCSTGLRTTGKLNLVDLAGSERVGKSGAEGSRLREAQHINKSLSALGDVIAALRSRQGHVPFRNSKLTYLLQDSLSGDSKTLMVVQVSPVEKNTSETLYSLKFAERVRSVELGPGPRRAELGSWSSQEHLEWEPACQTPQPSARAHSAPSSGPTSRPGSIRRKLQPSA; this is encoded by the exons GTGGAAAGCCTGAAGGAGAAGCTCATCAGCCAGGCCCAGGAAGTGAGTCGTCTCCGATCAGAGCTG GGGGGCACTGACTTAGAGAAGCACCGGGACCTGCTGATGGTGGAGAATGAGCGGCTGAGGGAGGAGATGCGGCGCTGCGAGGCCGAGCTACAGGAGCTGCGGGCGACGCCAGTGGCCCCTTGCCCGGGCTGTGAGCACAGCCAG GAGAGTGCCCAGCTCCGCGACAAGCTGTCCCAGCTGCAACTGGAGGTGGCAGAGAACAAAGGCATGCTGTCAGAGCTGAACCTGGAGGTGCAGCAGAAGACTGACCGGCTGGCAGAGGTCGAGCTGCGGCTCAAGGACTGCCTGGCTGAGAAGGCGCAGGAGGAGGAGCGGCTCAGCCGGCGCCTGCGCGACAGCCATGAGACTATTGCCAGCCTGCGGGCCCAGTCCCCACCTGTCAAG TATGTCATCAAGACGGTGGAGGTGGAGTCACCCAAGACGAAGCAGGCCCTCAGTGAGTCCCAGACCCGGAACCAGCACCTGCAGGAGCAGGTGGCCATGCAGAGGCAGGTGCTGAAGGAGATGGAGCAGCAGCTGCAGAGCTCACATCAGCTGACCATGCAGCTCCGGGCACAG gtctctgtttcctcatctataatgcGACCTGGTTCTGGACCCCATTTCACA ATTGCCATGTATGAGTCAGAGCTGGAGCGGGCACATGGGCAGATGCTGGAGGAGATGCAGTCGCTGGAAGAGGATAAGAACCGAGCCATCGAGGAGGCCTTTGCCAGAGCCCAGGTGGAGATGAAGGCCGTGCATGAGAACCTGGCAG GTGTCCGGGCCAACCTGCTGACGCTGCAGCCGGCACTGCGGACCCTCACTCACGACTACAACGGGCTCAAGCGGCAGGTGCGCAGCTTCCCGTTGCTTTTGCAGGAGGCCCTCAGGAGCGTCAAGGCAGAG ATAGGCCAGGCCATCGAGGAGGTCAACAGCAATAACCAGGAGCTGCTGCGCAAGTACCGCCGGGAGCTGCAGCTGCGCAAGAAGTGCCACAATGAGCTCGTGCGGCTGAAAG GGAACATCCGAGTGATTGCTCGTGTCCGGCCAGTCACCAAAGAAGACGGGGAAGGACCCGAGGCAACCAATGCTGTGACCTTTGATCCCGATGACGACTCCATCATCCATCTGCTGCATAAGGGCAAGCCTGTGTCCTTTGAGTTGGACAAGGTCTTCTCCCCATGGGCATCACAGCAGGAT gtGTTCCAGGAGGTACAAGCCCTGATCACCTCCTGCATTGATGGCTTCAACGTCTGCATCTTTGCCTACGGACAGACAGGTGCTGGCAAGACGTACACGATGGAG GGGACCCCTGAGAACCCTGGCATCAACCAGCGGGCCCTGCAGCTGCTCTTCTCGGAGGTGCAGGAGAAGGCGTCCGACTGGGAATACACCATCACTGTCAGTGGGGCAGAGATCTACAATGAAGTCCTCAG GGACCTGCTGGGGAAAGAGCCACAGGAGAAACTAGAGATTCGGCTGTGCCCAGATGGAAGTGGGCAGCTGTACGTGCCAGGGCTGACAGAGTTCCGGGTGCAGAGTGTGGATGATATCAACAAG GTGTTTGAGTTCGGCCATACCAACCGCACTACGGAGTTCACCAACCTGAATGAGCACAGCTCCCGCTCGCACGCACTGCTCATTGTGACCGTGCGTGGTGTGGACTGCAGCACAGGCCTCCGCACCACGG GGAAGCTGAACCTGGTGGACTTGGCGGGTTCGGAGCGTGTGGGCAAGTCTGGGGCTGAGGGCAGCCGCCTGCGAGAGGCTCAACACATCAACAAGTCGCTGTCGGCCCTGGGGGATGTTATCGCTGCCCTGCGCTCCCGCCAGGGCCATGTGCCCTTCCGCAACTCCAAGCTCACCTACCTGCTGCAGGACTCACTCAGTGGTGACAGCAAGACCCTCATGGTGGTACAG GTGTCCCCCGTGGAGAAGAACACCAGCGAGACGCTTTATTCCCTCAAGTTTGCCGAGAGGGTGCGCTCTGTGGAGCTGGGCCCTGGGCCACGCCGGGCAGAGCTGGGGTCCTGGTCAAGCCAGGAGCATCTAGAG TGGGAGCCAGCTTGCCAGACGCCACAGCCTTCAGCACGAGCCCATTCAGCCCCCAGCTCTGGGCCCACAAGCCGTCCTGGCTCCATCCGTAGGAAGCTGCAGCCCTCTG CCTGA
- the KIFC3 gene encoding kinesin-like protein KIFC3 isoform X8, which produces MVHRMVEAISQLQEEKAQLQEELAILQERLALRDSDQQATSTQLQNQVESLKEKLISQAQEVSRLRSELGGTDLEKHRDLLMVENERLREEMRRCEAELQELRATPVAPCPGCEHSQESAQLRDKLSQLQLEVAENKGMLSELNLEVQQKTDRLAEVELRLKDCLAEKAQEEERLSRRLRDSHETIASLRAQSPPVKYVIKTVEVESPKTKQALSESQTRNQHLQEQVAMQRQVLKEMEQQLQSSHQLTMQLRAQVSVSSSIMRPGSGPHFTIAMYESELERAHGQMLEEMQSLEEDKNRAIEEAFARAQVEMKAVHENLAGVRANLLTLQPALRTLTHDYNGLKRQVRSFPLLLQEALRSVKAEIGQAIEEVNSNNQELLRKYRRELQLRKKCHNELVRLKGNIRVIARVRPVTKEDGEGPEATNAVTFDPDDDSIIHLLHKGKPVSFELDKVFSPWASQQDVFQEVQALITSCIDGFNVCIFAYGQTGAGKTYTMEGTPENPGINQRALQLLFSEVQEKASDWEYTITVSGAEIYNEVLRDLLGKEPQEKLEIRLCPDGSGQLYVPGLTEFRVQSVDDINKVFEFGHTNRTTEFTNLNEHSSRSHALLIVTVRGVDCSTGLRTTGKLNLVDLAGSERVGKSGAEGSRLREAQHINKSLSALGDVIAALRSRQGHVPFRNSKLTYLLQDSLSGDSKTLMVVQVSPVEKNTSETLYSLKFAERVRSVELGPGPRRAELGSWSSQEHLEWEPACQTPQPSARAHSAPSSGPTSRPGSIRRKLQPSA; this is translated from the exons ATGGTGCATAGGATGGTCGAAGCCATCTCCCAGCTTCAGGAGGAGAAAGCCCAGCTTCAAGAGGAGCTGGCAATCCTACAAGAGCGGCTGGCCCTCCGCGACAGTGACCAGCAAGCCACATCCACCCAGCTGCAGAACCAG GTGGAAAGCCTGAAGGAGAAGCTCATCAGCCAGGCCCAGGAAGTGAGTCGTCTCCGATCAGAGCTG GGGGGCACTGACTTAGAGAAGCACCGGGACCTGCTGATGGTGGAGAATGAGCGGCTGAGGGAGGAGATGCGGCGCTGCGAGGCCGAGCTACAGGAGCTGCGGGCGACGCCAGTGGCCCCTTGCCCGGGCTGTGAGCACAGCCAG GAGAGTGCCCAGCTCCGCGACAAGCTGTCCCAGCTGCAACTGGAGGTGGCAGAGAACAAAGGCATGCTGTCAGAGCTGAACCTGGAGGTGCAGCAGAAGACTGACCGGCTGGCAGAGGTCGAGCTGCGGCTCAAGGACTGCCTGGCTGAGAAGGCGCAGGAGGAGGAGCGGCTCAGCCGGCGCCTGCGCGACAGCCATGAGACTATTGCCAGCCTGCGGGCCCAGTCCCCACCTGTCAAG TATGTCATCAAGACGGTGGAGGTGGAGTCACCCAAGACGAAGCAGGCCCTCAGTGAGTCCCAGACCCGGAACCAGCACCTGCAGGAGCAGGTGGCCATGCAGAGGCAGGTGCTGAAGGAGATGGAGCAGCAGCTGCAGAGCTCACATCAGCTGACCATGCAGCTCCGGGCACAG gtctctgtttcctcatctataatgcGACCTGGTTCTGGACCCCATTTCACA ATTGCCATGTATGAGTCAGAGCTGGAGCGGGCACATGGGCAGATGCTGGAGGAGATGCAGTCGCTGGAAGAGGATAAGAACCGAGCCATCGAGGAGGCCTTTGCCAGAGCCCAGGTGGAGATGAAGGCCGTGCATGAGAACCTGGCAG GTGTCCGGGCCAACCTGCTGACGCTGCAGCCGGCACTGCGGACCCTCACTCACGACTACAACGGGCTCAAGCGGCAGGTGCGCAGCTTCCCGTTGCTTTTGCAGGAGGCCCTCAGGAGCGTCAAGGCAGAG ATAGGCCAGGCCATCGAGGAGGTCAACAGCAATAACCAGGAGCTGCTGCGCAAGTACCGCCGGGAGCTGCAGCTGCGCAAGAAGTGCCACAATGAGCTCGTGCGGCTGAAAG GGAACATCCGAGTGATTGCTCGTGTCCGGCCAGTCACCAAAGAAGACGGGGAAGGACCCGAGGCAACCAATGCTGTGACCTTTGATCCCGATGACGACTCCATCATCCATCTGCTGCATAAGGGCAAGCCTGTGTCCTTTGAGTTGGACAAGGTCTTCTCCCCATGGGCATCACAGCAGGAT gtGTTCCAGGAGGTACAAGCCCTGATCACCTCCTGCATTGATGGCTTCAACGTCTGCATCTTTGCCTACGGACAGACAGGTGCTGGCAAGACGTACACGATGGAG GGGACCCCTGAGAACCCTGGCATCAACCAGCGGGCCCTGCAGCTGCTCTTCTCGGAGGTGCAGGAGAAGGCGTCCGACTGGGAATACACCATCACTGTCAGTGGGGCAGAGATCTACAATGAAGTCCTCAG GGACCTGCTGGGGAAAGAGCCACAGGAGAAACTAGAGATTCGGCTGTGCCCAGATGGAAGTGGGCAGCTGTACGTGCCAGGGCTGACAGAGTTCCGGGTGCAGAGTGTGGATGATATCAACAAG GTGTTTGAGTTCGGCCATACCAACCGCACTACGGAGTTCACCAACCTGAATGAGCACAGCTCCCGCTCGCACGCACTGCTCATTGTGACCGTGCGTGGTGTGGACTGCAGCACAGGCCTCCGCACCACGG GGAAGCTGAACCTGGTGGACTTGGCGGGTTCGGAGCGTGTGGGCAAGTCTGGGGCTGAGGGCAGCCGCCTGCGAGAGGCTCAACACATCAACAAGTCGCTGTCGGCCCTGGGGGATGTTATCGCTGCCCTGCGCTCCCGCCAGGGCCATGTGCCCTTCCGCAACTCCAAGCTCACCTACCTGCTGCAGGACTCACTCAGTGGTGACAGCAAGACCCTCATGGTGGTACAG GTGTCCCCCGTGGAGAAGAACACCAGCGAGACGCTTTATTCCCTCAAGTTTGCCGAGAGGGTGCGCTCTGTGGAGCTGGGCCCTGGGCCACGCCGGGCAGAGCTGGGGTCCTGGTCAAGCCAGGAGCATCTAGAG TGGGAGCCAGCTTGCCAGACGCCACAGCCTTCAGCACGAGCCCATTCAGCCCCCAGCTCTGGGCCCACAAGCCGTCCTGGCTCCATCCGTAGGAAGCTGCAGCCCTCTG CCTGA